The following are from one region of the Aspergillus chevalieri M1 DNA, chromosome 1, nearly complete sequence genome:
- a CDS encoding uncharacterized protein (COG:S;~EggNog:ENOG410PNG1) produces MVVFVDLDDDAFSNQHHLPGGPEDALLQSFITRPEKASLMPSSKRMSDSTTDESSVDSSDHLSTDRYSNQTTFSAALSCYPIIKELARCVDLNTLHALSQTCRQFYTNLTPYRQQLTKRTLRCENEYIETLSDMLNSGAAIPESVKSVIQLLSQGTGQSGRMTRGKVSKCARDMVGECRRCSKVICRNCTIKTPTNAMLKNRIRRLCITCRTVPISQHMAYSASQDMQTVSPFDPSSFTAPAFLRTPCSCEDAVWLCYQCGHTIRREDTTYRRVWAWRTRYSTHLGGLGTGLGEGCQGVKCGRGESCLAAQEIELELVSEADDDPDGLHNHGLLQHTGENTISTLDDEEPGYFRQEIVGIGGRFKQKVKRRVMVGACVPEYEDERDTGRYLIREEEGKHRGWCGWCWRVIPAKNETMNDYNP; encoded by the exons ATGGTAGTGTTTGTCGACTTGGACGATGATGCTTTCAGCAACCAGCATCATCTCCCCGGAGGTCCAGAGGATGCCTTGCTCCAGAGCTTCATCACCAGGCCTGAAAAGGCATCATTAATGCCATCTTCGAAGCGGATGAGCGACTCTACTACAGATGAAAGCTCTGTCGATTCATCCGATCATCTTTCGACAGATCGATATTCCAACCAGACTACCTTCTCAGCTGCTTTGAGCTGCTATCC AATTATCAAGGAGCTAGCCCGATGCGTGGATCTGAATACACTACACGCGCTCTCGCAGACCTGTCGCCAATTCTATACGAACCTAACGCCGTACCGACAACAACTCACTAAGCGGACCCTGCGTTGCGAGAATGAATACATCGAGACCTTGTCGGATATGTTAAATAGCGGCGCTGCTATTCCGGAAAGTGTCAAATCCGTTATCCAACTCCTTAGCCAGGGTACCGGACAATCTGGGAGAATGACTCGGGGGAAGGTTAGCAAATGCGCAAGAGATATGGTGGGCGAGTGTCGGAGGTGCTCAAAAGTTATCTGCAGA AATTGCACAATCAAAACCCCGACCAACGCCATGCTTAAGAACCGCATTCGTCGACTATGCATCACTTGTCGCACTGTTCCGATTTCCCAACACATGGCATACTCCGCATCACAAGACATGCAAACAGTTTCACCATTTGACCCCTCGAGCTTCACTGCACCCGCATTCTTGCGTACACCGTGCTCATGTGAGGACGCCGTCTGGCTATGCTACCAATGTGGACATACCATCCGCAGAGAAGATACCACATATCGTCGGGTATGGGCCTGGCGTACGCGGTATAGTACCCATCTGGGTGGATTGGGAACGGGACTTGGTGAAGGTTGTCAGGGTGTCAAATGCGGTCGAGGGGAGAGTTGCCTGGCGGCCCAAGAGATTGAACTGGAACTCGTAAGTGAAGCGGATGACGATCCTGATGGTCTACATAACCACGGGCTTCTACAACATACCGGTGAGAACACCATATCGACTCTAGACGACGAAGAGCCGGGTTACTTCCGCCAGGAGATTGTTGGAATCGGAGGGAGGTTCAAGCAGAAGGTCAAGAGGAGGGTTATGGTGGGGGCTTGTGTTCCTGAGTATGAGGATGAACGTGATACTGGACGATATCTGATtcgagaagaggaggggaagcatCGGGGATGGTGTGGATGGTGCTGGAGGGTAATTCCAGCTAAGAACGAGACTATGAATGACTATAACCCATGA
- the mpkA gene encoding mitogen-activated serine/threonine-protein kinase SLT2 (COG:T;~EggNog:ENOG410PFQD;~InterPro:IPR017441,IPR008271,IPR003527,IPR000719, IPR011009;~PFAM:PF07714,PF00069;~go_function: GO:0004672 - protein kinase activity [Evidence IEA];~go_function: GO:0004707 - MAP kinase activity [Evidence IEA];~go_function: GO:0005524 - ATP binding [Evidence IEA];~go_process: GO:0006468 - protein phosphorylation [Evidence IEA]), with amino-acid sequence MADLQGRKIYKVFGQDFIVGDRYHVTKELGQGAYGIVCAANDTVTGDGVAIKKVTNVFSKKILAKRALREIKLLQHFRGHRNITCLYDMDIPRPENFNETYLYEELMECDLAAIIRSGQPLTDAHFQSFVYQILCGLKYIHSANVLHRDLKPGNLLVNADCELKICDFGLARGFSIDPEENAGYMTEYVATRWYRAPEIMLSFQSYTKAIDVWSVGCILAELLGGRPFFKGRDYVDQLNQILHYLGTPNEETLSRIGSPRAQEYVRNLPFMPKIPFDRLFPNANPDALDLLDRMLAFDPTSRISVEQALEHPYLHIWHDASDEPSCPSTFDFHFEVVEDVAEMRKMIYEEVVNFRAAVRQQSQAHAAAVAAQQQQLGNVPIPEGQHGGWKHEEPKPQEAGGGGGPANDLEASLARGMDAHHR; translated from the exons ATGGCTGATTTACAAGGTCGCAAGATCTACAAGGTCTTCGGGCAGGATTTCATTGTTGGCGACAGATACCATGTCACCAAGGAACTGGGTCAGGGTGCATACGGTATTGTCTG CGCCGCAAACGACACCGTGACGGGTGATGGCGTCGCCATCAAAAAGGTGACCAATGTGTTCAGCAAGAAGATCTTGGCCAAGCGCGCCCTGAGAGAAATTAAGCTGTTGCAGCACTTCCGCGGCCACCGTAAC ATTACCTGTCTGTATGATATGGACATTCCTCGTCCGGAGAACTTCAATGAAACATATCTGTACGAAG AATTGATGGAGTGTGATTTGGCCGCTATCATTCGTTCCGGACAGCCCTTGACCGATGCGCATTTCCAATCTTTCGTTTACCAAATCCTCTGCGGTCTGAAGTACATCCATTCGGCAAATGTCTTGCATCGTGACTTGAAGCCCGGTAATTTGCTGGTCAATGCGGACTGTGAACTCAAGATTTGTGATTTTGGTCTCGCGCGCGGTTTCTCAATCGATCCTGAGGAGAATGCTGGTTACATGACTGAATACGTCGCGACAAGATGGTACCGTGCCCCGGAAATTATGTTGAGCTTCCAGAGCTACACCAAAGCTA TTGACGTGTGGTCCGTCGGCTGTATCCTGGCCGAACTCCTCGGCGGCCGCCCCTTCTTCAAGGGCCGTGATTACGTCGACCAACTCAACCAAATCCTGCACTACCTGGGCACCCCCAACGAAGAAACCCTGAGCCGCATCGGCTCCCCCCGCGCCCAGGAATACGTCCGCAACCTCCCCTTCATGCCCAAGATCCCCTTCGACCGACTCTTCCCCAACGCCAACCCTGACGCCCTCGACCTCCTCGACCGCATGCTCGCCTTCGACCCCACCTCGCGTATTTCCGTCGAGCAGGCCCTCGAGCACCCCTACCTTCACATCTGGCACGACGCCTCTGACGAACCCTCCTGTCCCTCGACCTTCGATTTCCACTTCGAAGTCGTCGAGGACGTCGCCGAGATGCGCAAGATGATCTACGAGGAAGTTGTCAATTTCCGCGCTGCCGTGAGGCAACAATCCCAGGCTCACGCCGCCGCCGTTGCtgcccagcagcaacaattGGGCAACGTCCCGATTCCCGAGGGCCAGCATGGTGGCTGGAAGCATGAGGAGCCTAAGCCGCAGGAGGCTGGTGGCGGTGGGGGTCCTGCCAACGACCTTGAGGCGTCGCTAGCGCGGGGGATGGATGCTCATCATCGTTGA